The Spirulina subsalsa PCC 9445 region AAGGTAAAGGAAGTGAAACGCGAACCGCAAGCACTACGGTTCGCGCCGTTGGCTCAAAATCACAGGAGAGTTCAGACTAATCGTTGCAAGGTTTCTAATAAAATATCTTGACTAAAAGAGTCTTTTGTGATATAGGCATTAGCCCCTGCTTCAACCCCTCTTCTTCTATCTTCCTCCGAAGCGAGAGAAGTCACTAAAATAATCGGCAGTTCGTTATATTCCTTATTTTGACGGATGCGAGTGGTGAGTTCCAAGCCATTTAAGTTGGGCATTTGGATATCGGAAACAATGGCATCAAAGGGACGAGATTTAAGCTTATTCCAGCCATCGAGTCCATCTACGGCTGTCACTACCTCATATCCGGCTCCCTCTAGGATGCGCTTCTCTTGGGTCCGAATGGTAATTGAGTCTTCAGCTAACAGAATCACCTGTTTTTTTCTCGCTTTATCTTTTGGGTTGTTCACTGGGGCAACCGTAGCCCTTCTAGTGCTTTTCTGAATGGATTTCATTAAGTCTACGGGGTTCACAATCATACAGACTTCCCCTGTGCCGAGAATGGTGGCTCCGGCAATGTTACGCACCCGTTTTAGCAGTTTACTCTGGGGTTTGAGGACGACATCTTGAGTGTCTAGCAGTTCATCAACAAATAACCCGAGACGATCATCACCGATTTTGATTAACACACAGGGTAAACCTTGATGCTGTTGCCGTTCGTGGGTTTCGTTGAGTTGATCAAAAGCAGAAACTTTGAGTTCCAAAAGGTTGGCTAAATGAGCCACGGAAACCGCTTGATTGTTCAAGGCAATGGTTTCCCGTCCTTCTAGGGTGAAAATATCCTCTAGGGCGACTAAGAGGGTGGTTTCCACAAATTCAATGGGGATGGCGTGGGGTATGCCATGAATGGACACCAGAAGGACGTTAGCGGTGGCTAGGGTGGTTCCGAGTTGGATGCGGAAGGTGCTACCCTTACCCAAGGTGGATTCAACTTGTAAGGTGCCTTTGAGGCGTTCGACGTTGGTATGAACCACATCTAAACCTACCCCGCGGCCGGATACTTCGGTGACGAATTTCTGGGTGGAGAAACCGGGGAGAAAGATTAAGTTATAAACCTGGTTTAAGGTCATGGTGGCGAGTTCTTCCTCTCGGTACAGTCCCCGCTCTACGGCGGTTTTTTTGATGGTTTCGGGATTCAGACCACTCCCATCATCGCTGACCTCAATCACAATATTGGAGGTGGTTTGATAGCCTTTAATCCAGATGTGGGCTTGTCGAGATTTGCCCGCTCGTTCCCGTTCTTCGGGGGGTTCTACGCCATGATCTACGGCGTTCCGAATCAGGTGCATTAAGGGGTCTTTCATTTCCTCCAAAATGCGTTTATCGGCGGTGGTGTCTCCTCCTTCGATAATCAGTTCTACTTCTTTGCCTTGTTCCCGGGCGAGGTCGCGGACGGTGCGGGGGAAGAGTTGAAAAATGTTGGAGAGGGGCAACAGTCGCAGGGTGCGAATTCGTTCCTCTAGGTTGTTGGCAATGAGGTCAAGACGGGAGGAGTTTTCTTGGGCGAAACCTTTGAGTCGTTGTAGAAGTTGCTCGATTTGCTCGTTGAGGGGGTTTTGCTCTAGGAATCCGTTACCGTTGTGGTTAAAGGTGTTATGGCTGTTTTTCCACTCTTCCCAAAGGTTGGTTAGGGCATCGATTTCTACGGCAACATGAGCAATCCGGATCTTGGTGACGGTGAGTTCTCCGGTTTGGGTGATTAGGTCGTCTAGGTAACGGGTTTCTACGCGGATGGTTTCGATGCGGTAGGGTTCGCTGGTGCGACGATTGACGGGGGCGGGTGGGGGGGAAACTGGGGGGGCGGTGGGGTTTTCTTTAACGGGAGAAATTTCTAAGGCGGCTTCTGGGGGGACTTCTGGGACTTCTGGGCTTTCTGTCTCCTCTGGGGCGGCAGCTTCTACGGGGGGGGTCTGGGGTTGGGGAATCCGGTTCTGGGGGGGGTTCTGCTTGGGATTGGGTGGGGTTCGCTCCCATTAAGACGGCGAGGAGGTGGAAGGTGTCCACTCCGCTGGGGTTTCCGGTGACGGATTCTTCGACGAGTTTGGCGATCGCATCGAGTCCTTGATAAAGGCGATCGCTAAATTCTGGGGTGAGTGTCGTTTCCTCTCGGTACAACTGCCCTAAATTATGTTCAATTTGGTGGGTTAATGTCTCAATGTCTTTCAACCCCAACATCCGAGAATCCCCTTTTAAACTATGGGCTTCTCGTAACAATTCTTCAAAAGGACTCTTATCCTCTGGATTCCGTTCGAGGTGCAGTAATCCGGCCTCTAGTTTTTGCAAGTGTTCTTCACTTGCCGCTTTAAATAAATTGCGTAGTTCTTCGTCTTCAATAAACATGGGTTTTGACTAGCCGTAAATCCTAAAAATGCCGTGTTCTTTATGCTCTCTTTGTGCTAAAAAAATCCCGCCGTCTACAAACAGCTTTAGATTTTTTTCAGAAATGCCCCCTGAAATGTGAGCATGAACCCCAGAAAAAATTGCTCCTATCTAGATCATAGCTCTTAACGTAAAAGCTGTTTCATTCAGTTGCTGAGTGCCTTTTTTAGTTTGAGTAATTCCACTGACGGTTTCTTGGGATACTCGACTTAAATCATTCATCGTCTGCATGATCTGTTGAATGGCACTGGCTTCTTGCTGAACACTTAAAGCAATTTGCTGACTACTGGCCACTACCTGCTCAATGGCTAGGGTGACTCCCTCAAAAGAACTGGCTGTAACTTCGGCTAGCTGCACATTGTTTTGTACCGTAGTATTTCCCACCTCGGCCGCATTGACGGTGGTTTGAATAGACTTTTGAATAGATTGCACTAGATGATTAATTTTCTGTACCGAT contains the following coding sequences:
- a CDS encoding hybrid sensor histidine kinase/response regulator — its product is MPLSNIFQLFPRTVRDLAREQGKEVELIIEGGDTTADKRILEEMKDPLMHLIRNAVDHGVEPPEERERAGKSRQAHIWIKGYQTTSNIVIEVSDDGSGLNPETIKKTAVERGLYREEELATMTLNQVYNLIFLPGFSTQKFVTEVSGRGVGLDVVHTNVERLKGTLQVESTLGKGSTFRIQLGTTLATANVLLVSIHGIPHAIPIEFVETTLLVALEDIFTLEGRETIALNNQAVSVAHLANLLELKVSAFDQLNETHERQQHQGLPCVLIKIGDDRLGLFVDELLDTQDVVLKPQSKLLKRVRNIAGATILGTGEVCMIVNPVDLMKSIQKSTRRATVAPVNNPKDKARKKQVILLAEDSITIRTQEKRILEGAGYEVVTAVDGLDGWNKLKSRPFDAIVSDIQMPNLNGLELTTRIRQNKEYNELPIILVTSLASEEDRRRGVEAGANAYITKDSFSQDILLETLQRLV
- a CDS encoding Hpt domain-containing protein, with the protein product MFIEDEELRNLFKAASEEHLQKLEAGLLHLERNPEDKSPFEELLREAHSLKGDSRMLGLKDIETLTHQIEHNLGQLYREETTLTPEFSDRLYQGLDAIAKLVEESVTGNPSGVDTFHLLAVLMGANPTQSQAEPPPEPDSPTPDPPRRSCRPRGDRKPRSPRSPPRSRLRNFSR